A genomic stretch from Chloroflexota bacterium includes:
- the rpsU gene encoding 30S ribosomal protein S21, which produces MHLAYVTLREGEDPEALLRRFQTTMQRSGILRELRNRRFFRSKGEQTRLDKQRSLRRIRRRRVR; this is translated from the coding sequence ATACACTTGGCTTATGTAACCTTACGCGAAGGCGAAGATCCCGAGGCGCTGCTTAGGCGCTTCCAGACTACTATGCAGCGCTCCGGCATTCTCCGCGAGCTGCGCAACCGGCGCTTCTTCCGCTCCAAGGGCGAGCAGACACGCCTCGATAAGCAGCGCAGCCTACGCCGCATTCGCCGCCGCCGCGTCCGATAG